The Miscanthus floridulus cultivar M001 chromosome 17, ASM1932011v1, whole genome shotgun sequence genome has a window encoding:
- the LOC136517517 gene encoding probable inactive DNA (cytosine-5)-methyltransferase DRM3 isoform X2, translating into MVKVEDHAEDGGTESDAMGLGEAAVDPLPGSVHASLKEEEGQPSSSSGKLRSQFIGMGFSAKWVDKVLQRHGDDDSNTILESLLSYSDHQQSGSESSGSFGSLFDSDNEENNSSLESKKGIKDIKPELDSFSEKWSFLLGTMNFSQQEVDLAFKQLGDEAPLEQLVDFIVNAQSGVSSGGPENGDATNEGKTELLYGVMEKTLSLLQMGFTEEEVSSAIDNFDQRATVQELADSILARRIANSIEQKEVKIESDFLGEAEPDYSSYQPSYSAASYYDDDSNNTRVKRAKHISIDDTGASSSHPGNPWSMGHCAGTSDMPVKVELEAMTPGCRANVQGDLAKPPFFLYGNVVDIPKGTWYQLKQFLYNVEPEFVNSQSFSALTRKEGYIHNLPVEKRRVVVPKSPMTIEEALPFTRQWWPSWDTRKHISVVTTEVAGIEQTCERLGSMVRESRGVLSEARQMQIIHQCRASNLIWVGWDKLCPLEPRQVERILGYPHNHTNLFELNQPDRFAAMKYAFQTDTLSYFLSVLKGMCPDGIRVLSIYSGIGGAEVTLHRLGIPLKCVISVEESEVNRKILRRWWSKTEQTGMLRQYAGIWKLKTHVIEDLVKEFGGFDLIIGGNYTSCKGGTTVNTTMGMDSNRFYEYARVVKRVRTAVGLN; encoded by the exons ATG GTTAAGGTCGAAGACCATGCCGAGGACGGCGGCACAGAATCTGATGCCATGGGTCTCGGGGAGGCTGCTGTGGATCCGCTGCCTGGCTCGGTGCATGCCAGCTTGAAGGAGGAG GAAGGTCAACCGAGTTCTTCATCCGGTAAACTAAGATCACAGTTTATTGGAATGGGTTTTTCAGCCAAGTGGGTAGACAAGGTTCTCCAGAGACATG GTGATGATGATTCTAACACAATTTTGGAATCTCTTCTGTCCTATTCT GACCATCAGCAGTCTGGATCCGAGTCATCGGGTTCTTTTGGAAGTTTATTTGATTCTGATAATGAAGAGAACAATTCTTCTTTAGAGTCTAAGAAAGGAATCAAAGACATCAAG CCAGAGCTTGATTCTTTCTCAGAGAAGTGGTCATTTTTACTCGGAACAATGAACTTTTCACAACAAGAAGTTGATTTGGCCTTCAAGCAACTAG GTGATGAAGCACCATTAGAACAGCTCGTGGACTTCATTGTCAATGCTCAATCAGGAGTATCCTCTGGAGGACCAGAAAATGGTGATGCTACAAATGAG GGAAAGACTGAATTACTGTATGGTGTGATGGAAAAAACACTTAGCTTACTTCAGATGGGCTTTACCGAGGAAGAGGTATCATCAGCTATTGACAATTTTG ACCAGAGAGCAACTGTTCAGGAGCTGGCTGACTCAATTTTGGCAAGGCGAATAGCCAATAGCATTGAGCAGAAAGAG GTAAAAATTGAATCTGACTTTCTAGGCGAGGCAGAACCTGATTATTCTTCATACCAGCCCTCATACTCTGCTGCAAGCTATTATGACGATGACAGCAACAATACACGGGTTAAAAGGGCTAAGCACATATCTATTGATGACACAGGTGCCTCCAGTAGTCACCCTGGCAATCCATGGTCTATGGGGCACTGTGCAGGGACAAGTGATATGCCTGTTAAGGTAGAACTTGAAGCAATGACACCAGGCTGCCGTGCAAATGTACAAGGTGACCTTGCTAAACCCCCATTTTTCTTGTATGGAAATGTGGTAGACATCCCAAAAGGCACATGGTATCAACTCAAACAGTTCTTATACAATGTGGAGCCTGAGTTTGTGAACAGTCAGTCCTTCTCCGCTCTAACTCGAAAGGAAGGTTACATTCACAACCTTCCAGTGGAGAAAAGACGTGTCGTGGTTCCAAAGTCTCCAATGACTATTGAAGAAGCACTTCCATTCACCAGACAGTGGTGGCCCTCATGGGATACAAGGAAACATATCAGTGTTGTTACTACAGAGGTTGCAGGGATTGAACAGACATGTGAAAGATTGGGGAGCATGGTTAGAGAGTCAAGAGGAGTGCTTTCAGAAGCAAGACAGATGCAAATTATACATCAGTGCAGGGCTTCAAACCTTATTTGGGTTGGCTGGGACAAGTTATGCCCTTTGGAGCCTCGTCAAGTGGAAAGGATACTAGGCTACCCACATAACCACACAAATCTATTTGAATTAAACCAACCTGATCGATTTGCTGCCATGAAATATGCATTTCAGACTGATACATTGTCATATTTTTTATCAGTCCTGAAAGGCATGTGTCCAGATGGAATAAGAGTGTTATCCATCTACAGTGGCATTGGAGGTGCAGAAGTAACACTTCATCGGCTAGGCATTCCTTTGAAATGTGTAATATCTGTTGAGGAATCTGAGGTGAATAGGAAAATTCTAAGAAGGTGGTGGTCGAAAACTGAACAAACTGGAATGCTAAGGCAGTATGCGGGAATCTGGAAGCTCAAAACACATGTGATTGAAGACTTGGTGAAAGAGTTTGGTGGTTTTGATCTGATTATTGGTGGGAATTATACTTCTTGCAAAGGTGGTACTACAGTAAATACAACTATGGGCATGGATTCCAACCGCTTCTATGAGTATGCCCGTGTTGTTAAAAGAGTAAGGACTGCAGTTGGACTCAATTGA
- the LOC136517517 gene encoding probable inactive DNA (cytosine-5)-methyltransferase DRM3 isoform X3, translated as MGLGEAAVDPLPGSVHASLKEEEGQPSSSSGKLRSQFIGMGFSAKWVDKVLQRHGDDDSNTILESLLSYSDHQQSGSESSGSFGSLFDSDNEENNSSLESKKGIKDIKPELDSFSEKWSFLLGTMNFSQQEVDLAFKQLGDEAPLEQLVDFIVNAQSGVSSGGPENGDATNEGKTELLYGVMEKTLSLLQMGFTEEEVSSAIDNFDQRATVQELADSILARRIANSIEQKEVKIESDFLGEAEPDYSSYQPSYSAASYYDDDSNNTRVKRAKHISIDDTGASSSHPGNPWSMGHCAGTSDMPVKVELEAMTPGCRANVQGDLAKPPFFLYGNVVDIPKGTWYQLKQFLYNVEPEFVNSQSFSALTRKEGYIHNLPVEKRRVVVPKSPMTIEEALPFTRQWWPSWDTRKHISVVTTEVAGIEQTCERLGSMVRESRGVLSEARQMQIIHQCRASNLIWVGWDKLCPLEPRQVERILGYPHNHTNLFELNQPDRFAAMKYAFQTDTLSYFLSVLKGMCPDGIRVLSIYSGIGGAEVTLHRLGIPLKCVISVEESEVNRKILRRWWSKTEQTGMLRQYAGIWKLKTHVIEDLVKEFGGFDLIIGGNYTSCKGGTTVNTTMGMDSNRFYEYARVVKRVRTAVGLN; from the exons ATGGGTCTCGGGGAGGCTGCTGTGGATCCGCTGCCTGGCTCGGTGCATGCCAGCTTGAAGGAGGAG GAAGGTCAACCGAGTTCTTCATCCGGTAAACTAAGATCACAGTTTATTGGAATGGGTTTTTCAGCCAAGTGGGTAGACAAGGTTCTCCAGAGACATG GTGATGATGATTCTAACACAATTTTGGAATCTCTTCTGTCCTATTCT GACCATCAGCAGTCTGGATCCGAGTCATCGGGTTCTTTTGGAAGTTTATTTGATTCTGATAATGAAGAGAACAATTCTTCTTTAGAGTCTAAGAAAGGAATCAAAGACATCAAG CCAGAGCTTGATTCTTTCTCAGAGAAGTGGTCATTTTTACTCGGAACAATGAACTTTTCACAACAAGAAGTTGATTTGGCCTTCAAGCAACTAG GTGATGAAGCACCATTAGAACAGCTCGTGGACTTCATTGTCAATGCTCAATCAGGAGTATCCTCTGGAGGACCAGAAAATGGTGATGCTACAAATGAG GGAAAGACTGAATTACTGTATGGTGTGATGGAAAAAACACTTAGCTTACTTCAGATGGGCTTTACCGAGGAAGAGGTATCATCAGCTATTGACAATTTTG ACCAGAGAGCAACTGTTCAGGAGCTGGCTGACTCAATTTTGGCAAGGCGAATAGCCAATAGCATTGAGCAGAAAGAG GTAAAAATTGAATCTGACTTTCTAGGCGAGGCAGAACCTGATTATTCTTCATACCAGCCCTCATACTCTGCTGCAAGCTATTATGACGATGACAGCAACAATACACGGGTTAAAAGGGCTAAGCACATATCTATTGATGACACAGGTGCCTCCAGTAGTCACCCTGGCAATCCATGGTCTATGGGGCACTGTGCAGGGACAAGTGATATGCCTGTTAAGGTAGAACTTGAAGCAATGACACCAGGCTGCCGTGCAAATGTACAAGGTGACCTTGCTAAACCCCCATTTTTCTTGTATGGAAATGTGGTAGACATCCCAAAAGGCACATGGTATCAACTCAAACAGTTCTTATACAATGTGGAGCCTGAGTTTGTGAACAGTCAGTCCTTCTCCGCTCTAACTCGAAAGGAAGGTTACATTCACAACCTTCCAGTGGAGAAAAGACGTGTCGTGGTTCCAAAGTCTCCAATGACTATTGAAGAAGCACTTCCATTCACCAGACAGTGGTGGCCCTCATGGGATACAAGGAAACATATCAGTGTTGTTACTACAGAGGTTGCAGGGATTGAACAGACATGTGAAAGATTGGGGAGCATGGTTAGAGAGTCAAGAGGAGTGCTTTCAGAAGCAAGACAGATGCAAATTATACATCAGTGCAGGGCTTCAAACCTTATTTGGGTTGGCTGGGACAAGTTATGCCCTTTGGAGCCTCGTCAAGTGGAAAGGATACTAGGCTACCCACATAACCACACAAATCTATTTGAATTAAACCAACCTGATCGATTTGCTGCCATGAAATATGCATTTCAGACTGATACATTGTCATATTTTTTATCAGTCCTGAAAGGCATGTGTCCAGATGGAATAAGAGTGTTATCCATCTACAGTGGCATTGGAGGTGCAGAAGTAACACTTCATCGGCTAGGCATTCCTTTGAAATGTGTAATATCTGTTGAGGAATCTGAGGTGAATAGGAAAATTCTAAGAAGGTGGTGGTCGAAAACTGAACAAACTGGAATGCTAAGGCAGTATGCGGGAATCTGGAAGCTCAAAACACATGTGATTGAAGACTTGGTGAAAGAGTTTGGTGGTTTTGATCTGATTATTGGTGGGAATTATACTTCTTGCAAAGGTGGTACTACAGTAAATACAACTATGGGCATGGATTCCAACCGCTTCTATGAGTATGCCCGTGTTGTTAAAAGAGTAAGGACTGCAGTTGGACTCAATTGA
- the LOC136517517 gene encoding probable inactive DNA (cytosine-5)-methyltransferase DRM3 isoform X1, whose translation MQVKVEDHAEDGGTESDAMGLGEAAVDPLPGSVHASLKEEEGQPSSSSGKLRSQFIGMGFSAKWVDKVLQRHGDDDSNTILESLLSYSDHQQSGSESSGSFGSLFDSDNEENNSSLESKKGIKDIKPELDSFSEKWSFLLGTMNFSQQEVDLAFKQLGDEAPLEQLVDFIVNAQSGVSSGGPENGDATNEGKTELLYGVMEKTLSLLQMGFTEEEVSSAIDNFDQRATVQELADSILARRIANSIEQKEVKIESDFLGEAEPDYSSYQPSYSAASYYDDDSNNTRVKRAKHISIDDTGASSSHPGNPWSMGHCAGTSDMPVKVELEAMTPGCRANVQGDLAKPPFFLYGNVVDIPKGTWYQLKQFLYNVEPEFVNSQSFSALTRKEGYIHNLPVEKRRVVVPKSPMTIEEALPFTRQWWPSWDTRKHISVVTTEVAGIEQTCERLGSMVRESRGVLSEARQMQIIHQCRASNLIWVGWDKLCPLEPRQVERILGYPHNHTNLFELNQPDRFAAMKYAFQTDTLSYFLSVLKGMCPDGIRVLSIYSGIGGAEVTLHRLGIPLKCVISVEESEVNRKILRRWWSKTEQTGMLRQYAGIWKLKTHVIEDLVKEFGGFDLIIGGNYTSCKGGTTVNTTMGMDSNRFYEYARVVKRVRTAVGLN comes from the exons ATGCAGGTTAAGGTCGAAGACCATGCCGAGGACGGCGGCACAGAATCTGATGCCATGGGTCTCGGGGAGGCTGCTGTGGATCCGCTGCCTGGCTCGGTGCATGCCAGCTTGAAGGAGGAG GAAGGTCAACCGAGTTCTTCATCCGGTAAACTAAGATCACAGTTTATTGGAATGGGTTTTTCAGCCAAGTGGGTAGACAAGGTTCTCCAGAGACATG GTGATGATGATTCTAACACAATTTTGGAATCTCTTCTGTCCTATTCT GACCATCAGCAGTCTGGATCCGAGTCATCGGGTTCTTTTGGAAGTTTATTTGATTCTGATAATGAAGAGAACAATTCTTCTTTAGAGTCTAAGAAAGGAATCAAAGACATCAAG CCAGAGCTTGATTCTTTCTCAGAGAAGTGGTCATTTTTACTCGGAACAATGAACTTTTCACAACAAGAAGTTGATTTGGCCTTCAAGCAACTAG GTGATGAAGCACCATTAGAACAGCTCGTGGACTTCATTGTCAATGCTCAATCAGGAGTATCCTCTGGAGGACCAGAAAATGGTGATGCTACAAATGAG GGAAAGACTGAATTACTGTATGGTGTGATGGAAAAAACACTTAGCTTACTTCAGATGGGCTTTACCGAGGAAGAGGTATCATCAGCTATTGACAATTTTG ACCAGAGAGCAACTGTTCAGGAGCTGGCTGACTCAATTTTGGCAAGGCGAATAGCCAATAGCATTGAGCAGAAAGAG GTAAAAATTGAATCTGACTTTCTAGGCGAGGCAGAACCTGATTATTCTTCATACCAGCCCTCATACTCTGCTGCAAGCTATTATGACGATGACAGCAACAATACACGGGTTAAAAGGGCTAAGCACATATCTATTGATGACACAGGTGCCTCCAGTAGTCACCCTGGCAATCCATGGTCTATGGGGCACTGTGCAGGGACAAGTGATATGCCTGTTAAGGTAGAACTTGAAGCAATGACACCAGGCTGCCGTGCAAATGTACAAGGTGACCTTGCTAAACCCCCATTTTTCTTGTATGGAAATGTGGTAGACATCCCAAAAGGCACATGGTATCAACTCAAACAGTTCTTATACAATGTGGAGCCTGAGTTTGTGAACAGTCAGTCCTTCTCCGCTCTAACTCGAAAGGAAGGTTACATTCACAACCTTCCAGTGGAGAAAAGACGTGTCGTGGTTCCAAAGTCTCCAATGACTATTGAAGAAGCACTTCCATTCACCAGACAGTGGTGGCCCTCATGGGATACAAGGAAACATATCAGTGTTGTTACTACAGAGGTTGCAGGGATTGAACAGACATGTGAAAGATTGGGGAGCATGGTTAGAGAGTCAAGAGGAGTGCTTTCAGAAGCAAGACAGATGCAAATTATACATCAGTGCAGGGCTTCAAACCTTATTTGGGTTGGCTGGGACAAGTTATGCCCTTTGGAGCCTCGTCAAGTGGAAAGGATACTAGGCTACCCACATAACCACACAAATCTATTTGAATTAAACCAACCTGATCGATTTGCTGCCATGAAATATGCATTTCAGACTGATACATTGTCATATTTTTTATCAGTCCTGAAAGGCATGTGTCCAGATGGAATAAGAGTGTTATCCATCTACAGTGGCATTGGAGGTGCAGAAGTAACACTTCATCGGCTAGGCATTCCTTTGAAATGTGTAATATCTGTTGAGGAATCTGAGGTGAATAGGAAAATTCTAAGAAGGTGGTGGTCGAAAACTGAACAAACTGGAATGCTAAGGCAGTATGCGGGAATCTGGAAGCTCAAAACACATGTGATTGAAGACTTGGTGAAAGAGTTTGGTGGTTTTGATCTGATTATTGGTGGGAATTATACTTCTTGCAAAGGTGGTACTACAGTAAATACAACTATGGGCATGGATTCCAACCGCTTCTATGAGTATGCCCGTGTTGTTAAAAGAGTAAGGACTGCAGTTGGACTCAATTGA
- the LOC136517517 gene encoding probable inactive DNA (cytosine-5)-methyltransferase DRM3 isoform X4: MGFSAKWVDKVLQRHGDDDSNTILESLLSYSDHQQSGSESSGSFGSLFDSDNEENNSSLESKKGIKDIKPELDSFSEKWSFLLGTMNFSQQEVDLAFKQLGDEAPLEQLVDFIVNAQSGVSSGGPENGDATNEGKTELLYGVMEKTLSLLQMGFTEEEVSSAIDNFDQRATVQELADSILARRIANSIEQKEVKIESDFLGEAEPDYSSYQPSYSAASYYDDDSNNTRVKRAKHISIDDTGASSSHPGNPWSMGHCAGTSDMPVKVELEAMTPGCRANVQGDLAKPPFFLYGNVVDIPKGTWYQLKQFLYNVEPEFVNSQSFSALTRKEGYIHNLPVEKRRVVVPKSPMTIEEALPFTRQWWPSWDTRKHISVVTTEVAGIEQTCERLGSMVRESRGVLSEARQMQIIHQCRASNLIWVGWDKLCPLEPRQVERILGYPHNHTNLFELNQPDRFAAMKYAFQTDTLSYFLSVLKGMCPDGIRVLSIYSGIGGAEVTLHRLGIPLKCVISVEESEVNRKILRRWWSKTEQTGMLRQYAGIWKLKTHVIEDLVKEFGGFDLIIGGNYTSCKGGTTVNTTMGMDSNRFYEYARVVKRVRTAVGLN, from the exons ATGGGTTTTTCAGCCAAGTGGGTAGACAAGGTTCTCCAGAGACATG GTGATGATGATTCTAACACAATTTTGGAATCTCTTCTGTCCTATTCT GACCATCAGCAGTCTGGATCCGAGTCATCGGGTTCTTTTGGAAGTTTATTTGATTCTGATAATGAAGAGAACAATTCTTCTTTAGAGTCTAAGAAAGGAATCAAAGACATCAAG CCAGAGCTTGATTCTTTCTCAGAGAAGTGGTCATTTTTACTCGGAACAATGAACTTTTCACAACAAGAAGTTGATTTGGCCTTCAAGCAACTAG GTGATGAAGCACCATTAGAACAGCTCGTGGACTTCATTGTCAATGCTCAATCAGGAGTATCCTCTGGAGGACCAGAAAATGGTGATGCTACAAATGAG GGAAAGACTGAATTACTGTATGGTGTGATGGAAAAAACACTTAGCTTACTTCAGATGGGCTTTACCGAGGAAGAGGTATCATCAGCTATTGACAATTTTG ACCAGAGAGCAACTGTTCAGGAGCTGGCTGACTCAATTTTGGCAAGGCGAATAGCCAATAGCATTGAGCAGAAAGAG GTAAAAATTGAATCTGACTTTCTAGGCGAGGCAGAACCTGATTATTCTTCATACCAGCCCTCATACTCTGCTGCAAGCTATTATGACGATGACAGCAACAATACACGGGTTAAAAGGGCTAAGCACATATCTATTGATGACACAGGTGCCTCCAGTAGTCACCCTGGCAATCCATGGTCTATGGGGCACTGTGCAGGGACAAGTGATATGCCTGTTAAGGTAGAACTTGAAGCAATGACACCAGGCTGCCGTGCAAATGTACAAGGTGACCTTGCTAAACCCCCATTTTTCTTGTATGGAAATGTGGTAGACATCCCAAAAGGCACATGGTATCAACTCAAACAGTTCTTATACAATGTGGAGCCTGAGTTTGTGAACAGTCAGTCCTTCTCCGCTCTAACTCGAAAGGAAGGTTACATTCACAACCTTCCAGTGGAGAAAAGACGTGTCGTGGTTCCAAAGTCTCCAATGACTATTGAAGAAGCACTTCCATTCACCAGACAGTGGTGGCCCTCATGGGATACAAGGAAACATATCAGTGTTGTTACTACAGAGGTTGCAGGGATTGAACAGACATGTGAAAGATTGGGGAGCATGGTTAGAGAGTCAAGAGGAGTGCTTTCAGAAGCAAGACAGATGCAAATTATACATCAGTGCAGGGCTTCAAACCTTATTTGGGTTGGCTGGGACAAGTTATGCCCTTTGGAGCCTCGTCAAGTGGAAAGGATACTAGGCTACCCACATAACCACACAAATCTATTTGAATTAAACCAACCTGATCGATTTGCTGCCATGAAATATGCATTTCAGACTGATACATTGTCATATTTTTTATCAGTCCTGAAAGGCATGTGTCCAGATGGAATAAGAGTGTTATCCATCTACAGTGGCATTGGAGGTGCAGAAGTAACACTTCATCGGCTAGGCATTCCTTTGAAATGTGTAATATCTGTTGAGGAATCTGAGGTGAATAGGAAAATTCTAAGAAGGTGGTGGTCGAAAACTGAACAAACTGGAATGCTAAGGCAGTATGCGGGAATCTGGAAGCTCAAAACACATGTGATTGAAGACTTGGTGAAAGAGTTTGGTGGTTTTGATCTGATTATTGGTGGGAATTATACTTCTTGCAAAGGTGGTACTACAGTAAATACAACTATGGGCATGGATTCCAACCGCTTCTATGAGTATGCCCGTGTTGTTAAAAGAGTAAGGACTGCAGTTGGACTCAATTGA